In a genomic window of Oncorhynchus keta strain PuntledgeMale-10-30-2019 chromosome 28, Oket_V2, whole genome shotgun sequence:
- the LOC118361584 gene encoding WD repeat-containing protein 37-like, with protein MPVESGSSAAARHTKQKRKSHSLSIRRSNSTDQEQRTVTGMQRDMLDGQDSKLPLSLRSNLLDLFGQIEREFENLYIENLELRREIDTLNERLVSEGQTIDGGELSKGALKAKASHSTSQLSQKLMTTYKASTSKIVSSFKATTSRAVCQILREYVGHRDGIWDLAVTRNSPVVLGTASADHSAALWSIETGKCLLRYAGHAGSVNSIKFHPTEQMALTASGDQTAHIWRYMVQLPVIPPLADISALCDDELDFSDREDGDGDGEGPCSEVPTIRVATTTLKSHQGVVIAADWLVGGKQVVTASWDRAANLYEVETSELVHTLTGHDQELTHCCTHPSQRLVVTSSRDTTFRLWDFRDPSIHSVNVFQGHTDTVTSAVFTVGDNVVSGSDDRTVKVWDLKNMRSPIATIRTDSAVNRISVSANQRIIALPHDNRQVRLFDMTGVRLARLPRSNRQGHRRMVCCSVWNEENASCNLFTCGFDRQAIGWNINIPALLQEK; from the exons GACTCCAAATTGCCCCTGTCCTTGCGGAGCAATCTACTAGACCTGTTTGGCCAGATAGAGCGGGAGTTTGAGAATCTCTACATCGAAAACTTAGAAT TGCGCCGGGAAATTGATACACTCAACGAGCGCCTAGTATCCGAAGGACAAACCATCGATGGAGGAGAGCTGAGCAAAGGAGCTCTAAAAGCGAAAG CCAGTCATAGTACCAGCCAGCTCTCTCAGAAACTGATGACCACGTACAAAGCCTCCACGAGCAAG ATAGTGTCGAGTTTCAAAGCCACCACGTCCAGAGCTGTGTGTCAGATCCTGAGAGAGTATGTCGGCCACCGGGATGGCATCTGGGACCTGGCGGTGACACGGAACTCACCTGTGGTTCTTGGGACCGCATCAGCAG ACCACTCTGCTGCTCTGTGGAGTATAGAGACAGGAAAATGTCTGCTTAGATATGCTGGCCATGCCGGATCTGTCAACTCCATCAAGTTTCACCCTACGGAACAGATGGCCCTGACAG CGTCTGGGGACCAGACGGCTCACATCTGGCGCTACATGGTGCAACTGCCCGTCATCCCGCCTCTAGCAGATATCAGC GCACTGTGTGATGACGAGCTGGACTTCTCAGACAGGGAGGATGGTGACGGGGACGGGGAGGGTCCGTGCAGTGAGGTCCCCACCATCCGCGTGGCCACCACCACCTTGAAGAGCCACCAAGGGGTGGTCATCGCTGCAGACTGGCTGGTAGGGGGCAAGCAGGTGGTCACTGCTTCCTGGGACCGGGCTGCCAACCTATATGAGGTGGAGACCTCAGAGCTGGTCCACACACTGACAG gccACGACCAGGAGCTGACCCACTGCTGTACCCATCCAAGCCAGCGTCTGGTGGTCACCTCGTCCAGAGACACCACCTTCCGTCTGTGGGACTTCAGAGACCCCTCCATCCACTCTGTTAACGTGTTTCAGGGACACACCGa caCGGTGACGTCAGCTGTGTTCACAGTGGGGGACAACGTGGTGTCGGGGAGTGACGATCGCACCGTCAAGGTGTGGGACTTGAAGAACATGAGGTCGCCCATAGCAACCATCCGCACGGACTCTGCTGTTAACAG GATAAGTGTCTCAGCCAACCAAAGAATCATCGCTCTCCCACACGACAATCGGCAAGTCAGGCTGTTTGACATGACTGGAGTAAGACTGGCACGACTACCACGCAGCAACAGACAG GGTCATCGACGCATGGTGTGCTGCTCGGTGTGGAACGAGGAGAATGCGTCATGTAACCTGTTCACCTGTGGCTTCGACCGGCAAGCCATCGGATGGAACATAAACATCCCAGCTCTGCTGCAGGAGAAGTGA